One Salvelinus fontinalis isolate EN_2023a chromosome 11, ASM2944872v1, whole genome shotgun sequence DNA window includes the following coding sequences:
- the LOC129864921 gene encoding thymidine phosphorylase-like, producing MAHQEQSTATFPEHIRKKRNGEQLSAGEIRDFVQGVKDKTIQESQIGAMLMAIWLQGMVAEETHALTKEMMLSGEVMSWPAEWAGLMVDKHSTGGVGDKISLVLAPALAACGCKVPMISGRGLAHTGGTLDKLESIPGYNVYQSVQQLHRILEEVGCCIVGQTDNLVPADKVMYALRDVTSTVDSLPLITGSIISKKGAESLNALVLDVKFGNAALYKDLGSAKSLAQSMVTVGNSLGIRTGAVLSRMNCPIGRCVGNTLEVMESLECLKGRGPDDILELVTSLGGLLLWMIGRAGSLEEGKKVISKTLQNGAALEKFQNMMIGQGVTSQIAASLCSTNADYYSILRRAHYQTELETEGHGTVLDIDGMVIAQVLHRLGAGRSKAGDPVNHSVGAELLVSLGQKVEKGQPWLRVHYETPALSAEQRLSLQGALTLGTADQLHTQPLVAEIILP from the exons ATGGCGCACCAGGAGCAGAGCACAGCCACTTTCCCCGAGCACATCCGCAAGAAACGGAACGGTGAACAGCTGAGCGCTGGGGAGATCCGAGACTTCGTACAGGGTGTCAAGGACAAGACCATCCAAGAGAGTCAgattg gaGCCATGCTGATGGCAATCTGGCTGCAGGGAATGGTAGCGGAGGAGACTCACGCACTGACGAAGGAGATGATGCTGTCAGGGGAAGTGATGTCATGGCCGGCAGAGTGGGCGGGGCTAATGGTGGATAAACACTCGACGGGTGGAGTGGGGGACAAGATCAGCCTGGTGCTGGCTCCTGCTCTGGCTGCCTGCGGCTGTAAG GTACCCATGATAAGTGGCAGAGGTCTGGCGCACACAGGCGGCACGCTGGACAAACTGGAGTCCATCCCTGGTTATAACGTCTATCAGTCAGTACAAcag CTGCATCGAATCCTGGAGGAGGTTGGCTGTTGCATTGTAGGACAGACAGATAACCTGGTGCCTGCTGACAAGGTCATGTACGCTCTGAGAGACGTTACGTCTACAGTCGACAGCCTCCCACTCATCACAG GCTCTATCATCTCTAAGAAGGGTGCTGAGTCTCTGAATGCGTTGGTTCTGGATGTGAAGTTTGGGAATGCAGCTCTCTACAAAGACCTGGGCAGTGCCAAGTCACTGGCCCAGTCCATG GTGACAGTTGGGAACAGTTTGGGGATCCGTACGGGGGCGGTGCTTAGTCGTATGAACTGTCCTATTGGTCGCTGTGTGGGGAACACTCTGGAAGTGATGGAGTCCCTGGAGTGTCTAAAGGGGAGGGGCCCCGACGACATACTGGAGCTGGTCACAAGTCTGG gtgggcTGCTGTTGTGGATGATTGGCCGTGCAGGGAGCCTGGAGGAGGGTAAAAAGGTGATCTCTAAAACCCTGCAGAATGGTGCAGCCCTGGAAAAGTTCCAGAACATGATGATTGGTCAGGGAGTAACCAGTCAGATCGCTGCATCACTCTGTTCAACCAACGCAGACTACTACAGCATCCTGAGAAGGGCACACTACCAGACAGAACTGGAGACAGAGGGccacg GGACAGTGCTGGACATAGACGGCATGGTCATTGCTCAGGTGCTGCACAGGTTGGGAGCGGGACGTTCGAAGGCCGGAGACCCTGTCAATCACAGCGTGGGGGCGGAGCTTCTGGTGTCTTTGGGACAGAAGGTGGAGAAAG GGCAGCCATGGCTGCGTGTCCACTACGAGACTCCGGCGCTGAGTGCAGAGCAGAGACTCAGTCTACAAGGGGCGCTGACACTGGGGACCGCCGACCAGCTACACACACAGCCACTAGTGGCAGAAATCATACTGCCATAG